In one Spirosoma rigui genomic region, the following are encoded:
- the porW gene encoding type IX secretion system periplasmic lipoprotein PorW/SprE, with the protein MSRYLPNRSLLVLTVLSLLTGGLFSCSQYSTKPISKGYHNLTAHFNAYIIARDQIDGAEQIIFKNRQENYNQLLPILLPVDSMLIQPVKPQLDDAIKKASLIPERHQNSKWLDNAYILIGRARLLKQDLPNAIEVFKYVNTKGTDENDKHEALVGLMRAYVEASDYANALNVAEYLRTQPLNRVNTRNFYLTKAYLHQRKGEYVTAVGILDATFPVLKKGESTARLHLIAGQLYDLIDQPAKALAEYRKVLSSHPSYDQSFYANLYAIQSSGLTGDQKRIAQSAATFETMLNDRKNTDLKDKIYFTMGLLAARSGQIDQAIKLYSQSIQAAGANTTQVPYTYQEIGRLYFEKKANYEKAKVYYDSAMAMLPVQSPDYAAALARKKTLDEFVTYRTTIRTDDSLLTLARMQPAALDQLLDNVIAQREKEENAQLALAQQITERASGGAVSTVAGATNSNLAPNERWVLYNPVAMSQGRQEFSVRWGNRPLEDNWRRSSKESSESVAAANSPLNNGSAANSVNPNAPLATTNVGTAPATGPEAARRTKKDALRSQIPFSQEAQVQANQRIEDALYKLGKLYKFQLNQPADAIPTFEQLLSRYPNTLPKPEVYYLLYLSNEQLSKASNWKEKLLAEYPNTSYARLTGRTAAQSTDSEEQAQRVYTSIYELYKANNTTEALARTENSLSTFTGTQLEDKLALLRVMMIGRIRGLDAYRQALTEFVRDYPGSKLLPRAREMQVAADQSTANRK; encoded by the coding sequence ATGTCCCGCTACCTCCCCAACCGCTCACTTCTTGTATTGACGGTCCTTTCTTTATTGACCGGGGGGCTCTTTTCGTGTTCGCAATACAGTACAAAGCCTATTAGCAAAGGATACCATAATCTCACCGCTCATTTTAACGCCTACATCATTGCGCGTGATCAGATCGATGGAGCCGAGCAGATTATTTTTAAAAACCGGCAGGAAAATTACAACCAGCTCTTGCCCATCCTGCTTCCGGTCGATTCGATGCTTATTCAGCCGGTGAAACCCCAGTTGGACGATGCCATAAAGAAAGCGTCGCTAATCCCCGAGCGGCATCAGAACAGCAAATGGCTCGACAACGCTTACATTCTGATTGGCCGGGCACGGCTGCTGAAGCAGGACCTGCCCAACGCCATCGAGGTGTTCAAATATGTCAATACCAAAGGTACCGATGAAAACGACAAGCATGAAGCCCTGGTTGGGTTGATGCGCGCTTATGTCGAAGCCAGTGACTACGCGAATGCACTGAACGTAGCCGAATACCTCCGGACCCAGCCGCTTAACAGAGTCAATACCCGCAACTTTTACCTGACAAAAGCGTATCTCCACCAGCGCAAGGGCGAGTACGTAACCGCCGTCGGTATCCTTGACGCTACCTTTCCGGTTCTAAAAAAGGGCGAGTCGACGGCCCGGCTTCACCTGATTGCGGGTCAGTTGTATGATCTGATCGATCAACCTGCTAAAGCGCTGGCGGAGTACCGCAAGGTGCTCAGTTCACATCCCTCCTACGACCAGTCTTTTTACGCCAACCTGTATGCCATCCAGAGCAGCGGCCTCACCGGCGATCAGAAACGGATTGCCCAGTCGGCTGCTACGTTCGAGACTATGCTCAACGACCGGAAGAATACGGACCTGAAGGATAAAATCTATTTCACCATGGGCCTGCTTGCAGCCCGCAGCGGACAGATTGATCAGGCGATCAAACTTTACAGCCAGTCAATTCAGGCCGCTGGTGCCAATACAACCCAAGTACCCTACACCTATCAGGAAATTGGACGGCTTTACTTCGAGAAGAAAGCCAACTACGAAAAGGCAAAGGTGTATTACGATAGCGCAATGGCCATGCTGCCTGTTCAGTCGCCCGACTATGCGGCTGCGCTGGCGCGTAAGAAGACACTGGATGAGTTTGTCACGTATCGAACGACCATCCGAACGGACGACAGTCTGCTAACGCTGGCCCGCATGCAACCGGCTGCCCTGGATCAACTGCTCGATAACGTGATTGCGCAGCGGGAGAAAGAAGAAAACGCGCAGTTGGCTCTGGCTCAGCAAATCACCGAACGGGCGTCGGGCGGGGCGGTTAGTACGGTAGCGGGTGCGACCAATTCCAACCTCGCCCCAAATGAGCGCTGGGTGCTCTACAACCCGGTAGCCATGAGCCAGGGGCGGCAGGAGTTTTCGGTACGCTGGGGCAACCGCCCCCTGGAGGACAACTGGCGTCGGAGCAGCAAAGAATCGTCGGAGTCGGTGGCGGCAGCCAACAGTCCGCTTAACAACGGTTCGGCAGCCAACTCGGTCAATCCGAATGCTCCGCTGGCAACAACGAACGTAGGTACTGCGCCGGCAACGGGTCCTGAAGCAGCCCGCCGAACGAAGAAAGATGCCTTGCGCAGTCAAATTCCGTTCAGCCAGGAAGCGCAGGTGCAGGCCAACCAACGAATTGAAGACGCGCTCTATAAACTGGGAAAGCTTTACAAATTCCAGCTGAACCAACCCGCCGACGCGATTCCTACGTTTGAGCAGTTGCTCTCACGCTACCCCAATACGTTGCCCAAACCCGAGGTGTATTACCTGCTCTATCTCTCGAACGAACAGCTCAGTAAAGCGTCGAACTGGAAGGAAAAATTGTTGGCCGAGTACCCCAATACGTCTTACGCACGTTTAACGGGGCGTACCGCAGCGCAGTCTACCGATTCAGAAGAACAGGCGCAGCGGGTGTATACGAGCATTTACGAACTGTACAAAGCAAATAATACTACCGAAGCGTTGGCCCGTACTGAAAATTCACTAAGTACCTTTACGGGCACGCAACTGGAGGACAAGCTTGCCCTGCTACGGGTCATGATGATTGGGCGGATTCGCGGGCTTGATGCTTACCGGCAGGCATTGACCGAATTTGTCCGTGATTATCCCGGAAGCAAGCTGTTGCCCCGTGCCCGGGAAATGCAGGTCGCAGCCGACCAGTCAACAGCCAACAGAAAATAA
- a CDS encoding AtpZ/AtpI family protein, producing the protein MENAPDQPEENRSYEPEKSDPLKRATEKTRSFAEYSGIAFQMLGTIGAGVWVGMKIDDWQQTKSPIWTIILSLTAIGASLYLFIRQLTNK; encoded by the coding sequence ATGGAAAACGCGCCCGATCAACCCGAAGAAAACCGTTCCTATGAACCGGAAAAATCCGATCCGCTGAAGCGTGCTACCGAAAAAACAAGGTCGTTTGCCGAATACAGCGGCATTGCGTTTCAGATGCTGGGCACTATTGGGGCTGGTGTTTGGGTAGGTATGAAAATAGACGACTGGCAGCAGACAAAGAGCCCGATCTGGACAATCATCCTGTCGCTGACCGCCATTGGAGCCTCCCTTTACCTGTTTATTCGTCAACTCACCAATAAATAG